The following DNA comes from Pyxidicoccus trucidator.
ACCCGCCAGGCGGTCATCTCCCCGGCGCTCGAGTTGTCGCTCGCGTGCGTCGCGACGTATGCCAACGCGGGGACCTGCGACTGGGCTCACTGGAGCGAGCTGTGGGAGACGTGCAAGACCTACGAGCACGGGGAGCTCGAGGACGGCCTCTTTCTAGATGAGGTGCAGTCAGGTAACTGCACGGCGGCCAACTGGCCCGCGCTGCGCGAGCAGCTCATCACCCCGCGCCCGCCGCTCGTCCGCGTGCGCGAGGCCTGCAATGGCAGCTCCCAGGTGATTCAGGAGGCCGGGTCCAACGGCTGCCACACGCTCGCGCAAGCCGCTGGCGCCTCCTACGTCGACGTGCCGCTCGGCAAGGCCGTGACGCTCCATGCCGGTGTGGACTGTACCGGGGCCTCGGTCACCGTCGAGACCGACACGAACCTCTGTGAGACTTCGTTCGGGAGCGGCGCCAGCGCGAACGACAACGTGCGCTCGTTCCAGGTTCAGGACGTCGTGGCGCCGCCATCGGCGCACCGCTATGACTGCGCCCCCGAGGAGTTGACGTGCGTCGAGAACGACAACATCCGATTGGGCTCCATCAACCGGAAGCACACCGTCAAGGTCGTCCGCGTCACCCTCGCGGGCAGGTCCACGCCCGAGCTGTCCTCCATCCGAGGCAGGGTCAATGACATGTACGCCTTCTTCGCCGTCGCGTCTCACGGCCAGGTGGGCCTGGAGAGCATCGTTTCGCAGACCGTGGCGGTGACGGCGGGCAGCACCTGCACGGCGGCGAAGAAGCAGGCCGTCGGGCAAGCCAACTCGAACAAGGTCCTGACCGTGTATTCGATGCCCAGCGGGCTGTGTTCCACCTCGAACGCCGGCTCGCGCAGCATCTACCTCAATGGCAACCTGTTCCGGGACTACACCCACGAGACCGGGCACGTCCTCGGCCTCGCGCACGGCAACACGCGAGACCCGTCGACCGGCACGGTCACCCAGTACGGTGACGCGAGCACGTTCATGGGCAAGTTTCCGTCGGATAACTACAACCTCCCTCAGCTCCACTGGCTGGGGTGGACGAAGAAGGAGGAGCTCATCAAGGTCAACTCGGCCATCGACAACGGTGGATTCATCGACGTCACCCTCCGTCCGGTGGGAAGCAACGCCGAGAGCACCAGCAGCCTCCCGCTGGGCGCCGTCTGGGATATTCCCGGCACCGAGCCCAAGATGCGGCTGTTCATCGCCGTACCGAAGGCGCGCCTCAACGACACGAACCAGATTGAGGGCGGCACGGTAATCGTCTACCGCGCCCCCAGGTGCGAGGGTTGCACGGGCATGTCCATGGGTACGACGACGATGGCGCGGTTCAGCGCCAGGTCCGTCAATGCGCACGCAGCCAGCGGACTCCTCATCAAGCCGGTGGGCTACACGAGCAGCGTCGTCCAGGGCGTCGAAGTGTTCACCTCCGTCACGGTGCGCATCAACCTCGCGCCGTAGAGGCCGGCCTTCATCGCGACCGGCTGGCGCTGCTCGCCAGCCGGTCGCAAGTGATTCGCGAGAAGAACTTCGGGAAGATCTCCAGCTCGTGTCGTTGACGCGGAGGGGTGCCCGAGCTGTCCGAGAACCCCTATCCGGCCTGCTGCTACCCGTACCCGAGCCGGCCTGGCATGGCGGGGTGGTAGCGGCGCGGGCTCCACTGGCGTGGCTATGATGCGCGCCCCGCCGCGGCCCTCCCGGCCCACGCGCTCAGGTCAGCCATGCCCATTTCCACGACGACCCGCCGCGCCGCTGCTTCTCGCAGGCCCCGAGGCGGGCGGAACCGGAGCAGAAGGGCGCAGCGGGGCCATGTCTTCCTCGGGCTGCTCGTCCTGTTGGGGCTGCTCGCGGCGGGCGTCTCCTGGCTCGCGTGGCGCCCTCCCGACGTGGGCCCCGCGTTGGCGTGGCTCATCGGGGGCCTGGTGGTGGCCGGGTGGAGCTCGCTCGCGTTCTGGCGCCGGGACTCGTTCGCGGCGGCCAAGCTCCTGCTGTTCTGCACCCTGATGCCCGTGCTGTTCTGCCTGCTCTGGGTCATCAACGCGCACAGCTTCGGAGGGCCGGCGACGTGGGTGGGTGGGGCCTCCGCGGTGGGCGCGGCACTGTTCGCACGGTACCTCTGGCGCGAGTGGCGACGCGTGGAGGTGCTGCCCAACTTCCTGCTCGAGGCGGCGAACAAGGACGACATCCACGAGCTCGACGGCCTGCAGTTCTGTGCGGGGCTGTCCCGCCCCGAAGAGGGGCCCGTTCCCCTGGAGCTGCACGTGCTGGTGCAGAGCTGCGTGGACGCGGAGCGCACGCTGACGCTGAAGCTCTCCGGGCCCTCCCAGACGCGGGTGCACTACCCGGACAGCGTGACGGTGCAGGTCGGCCCGGGAGAGGTGGGCCAGCTCGTGGTGCCGCTCCACCTGCTCCCTGGTGCGCGCGCGGCGGGCAAGCTCTACCTCACGCCGAGCATCTCAGGGCCCGGAGGGCCCCGCCTGCGCTACTGGCGCGCGAAAGACTACGTGGCACGCATCCACCCGGTGATGCAGGTGCTCGGCCTCTTCGCGGGAGTGATTGCCTGGGGCGGCGGCTTGTCCGTCGAGCTCCCCGTCATTCCCGACGCACCGCCTCCGCGTCCGCAGCTTCCGCCCGAGCGCTGGAAGGTGATGTGGCGCCCCGGGCTGGAGCAGCTCCAGCAGGCCCGCGCGGCCTGAGCTTCCACTCCTACAGGTACTCCGCCAGGCGGAGGTCGTCCGGCCTGGCTCAGTCCAGACGACCCTGGAGCGACGGCTCGAGCTGTTTCACAGCGTGTAGCCGCCGTCGCTCAGCAACGTCGCGCCCGTCATGAGCGCGCAGTCGTCTGACAGCAGGAAGCCAATCTGCCGCGCAATCTCCTCGGGCCTGGCATAGCGGCCGAGCGGCGTCGCCATGGCCGCCAGCTCGGCGAAGGCCGCGTCGCGCCCGACCTGTGCCGCCCGCTCGGCGAACATGGGGACCGCATCCCATACCGGCGTCTCGACACCCGCGGGCGCAATCGCATTGACGCGGATGCGGTCGGCCGCGCCCTCCTTCGCGGCCACCTTCACCAGGTGGATGAGCGCAGCCTTCGACGCGCCATACGCGGCGACACCAGGCTCGGGCTTCACACCCGCGGCGGAGGCCGTCGCGACGATGGAGCCACCGCGTCCCCGCATCGCGCGCATCGCCGCGCGCAGCGTCAGGAACGCGCCGTCCAGATTGACGGACAGGATGCGCCGCCACTCGTCGAAGCCATGGTCGACGATGGCCGCCGCTCCCGCGACACCGGCATTGACGACAGCGTGGTCGAGCCCTGCCAGCTTCGGCGCCAGCCCCTCCCAGAACGCCTCGTCCCGCACGTCCCCCACCGCCCGGTCGACCACGCACGGAAGCTCCACCGCCTCCAAGGCCTTGGGAGCGAGGTCGACCAGAATCAGCCGCGCGGCGCCCTCGGCGGCAAGATGCTGCGCAACGGCCAACCCGATGCCAGAAGCAGCACCGGTCACGAGCGCGGTTCGATGGGTGAACTGGGGCATGTCTCATTGTACCCGCACCCACGTGAGGCGCAGGGGGGCCGTCCCCCGGCAACTCCCTGGACCCCACCATGGGAGTCTGCGCC
Coding sequences within:
- a CDS encoding SDR family NAD(P)-dependent oxidoreductase; the encoded protein is MPQFTHRTALVTGAASGIGLAVAQHLAAEGAARLILVDLAPKALEAVELPCVVDRAVGDVRDEAFWEGLAPKLAGLDHAVVNAGVAGAAAIVDHGFDEWRRILSVNLDGAFLTLRAAMRAMRGRGGSIVATASAAGVKPEPGVAAYGASKAALIHLVKVAAKEGAADRIRVNAIAPAGVETPVWDAVPMFAERAAQVGRDAAFAELAAMATPLGRYARPEEIARQIGFLLSDDCALMTGATLLSDGGYTL